A section of the Deltaproteobacteria bacterium genome encodes:
- a CDS encoding metal ABC transporter permease codes for MDALYAFFARQAAAGHLPEAFGYAFVVRGMIAALLLAPLLGGLSHLVIARRLAFFSSALGQAALTGLTIGVVLGEPLNAPYGGMGGFCLLAAIAMVYVRRRSKLPPDTLIGVFLSLTLGLGICLLVAVTKRFNVHQIEAVMFGSLLTVTDGDLALLLVLGVAVLVAMGLLYNRVALDSLDPSIARAAGLGSDALEYVFVALLTAAIVVSLKIVGALLVEALVVVPAAAARNLARSTRSLLAWSVVVAALAGESGIFVSSKLPVPTGGAVVLGLGAAFVLTLAAGALLNRRASTSG; via the coding sequence ATGGACGCGCTCTACGCCTTCTTCGCGCGCCAGGCCGCCGCGGGTCACTTGCCCGAGGCGTTTGGCTACGCGTTCGTGGTGCGCGGGATGATCGCCGCGCTTCTCCTCGCGCCCTTGCTGGGCGGCCTGAGCCACCTCGTGATCGCACGGCGGCTCGCGTTCTTCAGCTCGGCGCTCGGCCAGGCCGCGCTCACGGGGCTCACCATCGGCGTGGTGCTCGGCGAGCCGCTGAACGCGCCGTACGGCGGCATGGGCGGCTTCTGTCTGCTCGCGGCGATCGCGATGGTCTACGTGCGCCGCCGGAGCAAGCTGCCTCCCGACACGCTCATCGGCGTCTTCCTCTCGCTCACGCTGGGCTTGGGCATCTGCCTGCTGGTGGCGGTGACCAAGCGCTTCAACGTGCACCAGATCGAGGCGGTGATGTTCGGCAGCCTGCTCACCGTCACCGATGGCGACCTCGCGCTGTTGCTCGTGCTCGGCGTCGCCGTGCTCGTGGCGATGGGCCTGCTCTACAACCGCGTGGCGCTCGACAGCCTCGATCCCTCGATCGCGCGCGCCGCCGGACTGGGCTCCGACGCGCTCGAGTACGTCTTCGTGGCGCTGCTCACCGCGGCCATCGTGGTGAGCCTGAAGATCGTGGGCGCACTGCTCGTGGAGGCGCTGGTGGTGGTGCCCGCGGCGGCCGCGCGAAACCTGGCCCGCTCGACGCGCAGCCTGCTCGCGTGGAGCGTGGTCGTGGCCGCGCTGGCGGGCGAGTCGGGGATCTTCGTGTCCAGCAAGCTCCCCGTGCCCACGGGCGGCGCGGTGGTGCTCGGGCTCGGCGCGGCGTTCGTGCTCACGCTCGCGGCCGGCGCGCTCTTGAACAGGCGCGCGTCGACGTCTGGCTAG
- a CDS encoding ATP-binding cassette domain-containing protein, whose protein sequence is MSVVRNRARVLERVSLAVLPGTVHALVGPNGAGKSTLLQVVLGLLDHEGDVRLSFRGNGRLAYVPQRFVGEERLPLTVAELLALERQRWPVCLGIRQSARTRIASALEKVGLAGFEDRRLDALSGGERQRVLLANALEPTPELLLLDEPATGLDVEASAQLEAAVRSARTAGAAVLMASHDADVVARLADSVTRLGPSVPARAGKGAA, encoded by the coding sequence GTGTCTGTCGTGCGGAACCGCGCGCGCGTGCTGGAGCGTGTGTCGCTCGCGGTGCTGCCGGGGACCGTGCACGCGCTCGTGGGCCCCAATGGCGCGGGCAAGAGCACGCTGCTGCAGGTCGTTCTCGGCCTGCTCGATCATGAAGGCGACGTGCGTCTGAGCTTTCGCGGCAATGGGCGGCTCGCGTACGTACCCCAGCGGTTCGTCGGCGAGGAGCGGCTGCCGCTGACGGTCGCGGAGCTGCTCGCGCTCGAGCGTCAGCGCTGGCCGGTGTGTCTCGGAATTCGGCAGTCGGCGCGGACGCGCATCGCCTCGGCGCTCGAGAAGGTGGGGCTCGCTGGATTCGAAGATCGTCGGCTCGACGCGCTCTCCGGCGGCGAGCGCCAGCGCGTGCTGCTCGCGAACGCGCTCGAGCCGACGCCGGAGTTGCTGCTGCTCGACGAACCCGCAACGGGCCTCGACGTCGAAGCGAGCGCGCAGCTCGAGGCCGCTGTCCGGTCCGCGCGCACGGCGGGTGCCGCTGTCCTCATGGCCTCGCACGACGCCGACGTGGTGGCACGATTGGCCGATTCCGTCACACGCCTGGGGCCTTCGGTTCCTGCGCGAGCGGGGAAGGGCGCCGCCTGA
- a CDS encoding DNA-3-methyladenine glycosylase I gives MAEKSRCAWAGSDPQMIAYHDEEWGRPVHDDRKLFEFLILEGAQAGLSWSTILHKREAYRRAFANFDPAKVARFDAKKIRALMQDEGIVRNRAKIEWTIANARALLKLQAELGSFDSFLWSFVGGKPIVRRPKSFREVPASTPESDAMSKALKKRGFGFVGTTICYALMQACGLVDDHARTCFRAR, from the coding sequence ATGGCCGAGAAGTCGCGCTGCGCCTGGGCAGGCAGCGATCCGCAGATGATCGCGTACCACGACGAGGAGTGGGGCCGGCCCGTCCACGACGACCGGAAGCTCTTCGAGTTCCTCATCCTCGAGGGCGCGCAGGCCGGCCTCTCGTGGAGCACCATCCTCCACAAGCGCGAGGCCTATCGACGCGCGTTCGCCAATTTCGATCCGGCCAAGGTCGCGCGCTTCGACGCCAAGAAGATCCGCGCGCTGATGCAGGACGAAGGCATCGTGCGCAACCGCGCCAAGATCGAGTGGACCATCGCCAACGCCAGGGCGCTCTTGAAGCTGCAAGCCGAGCTCGGCAGCTTCGATTCGTTCTTGTGGAGCTTCGTCGGCGGCAAGCCGATCGTTCGTCGACCGAAGTCGTTCCGCGAGGTGCCCGCCTCCACGCCCGAGTCGGACGCGATGAGCAAGGCCCTCAAGAAGCGCGGCTTCGGCTTCGTGGGGACGACCATCTGTTACGCGCTGATGCAGGCCTGCGGGCTCGTCGACGACCACGCGCGCACCTGCTTCCGCGCGCGTTGA
- a CDS encoding FHA domain-containing protein, whose protein sequence is MPRLLTHYTVRILRGEPVDVDCPVLIWSSAPAETSRVLLATAPHQSAQRPRAGEPVVFELRKGADARNAFAMGVTVGRTDSNDVWLDDESVSRFHAYFQSVTQRGTTVWQVVDAESMNGTFLNTFKLPANKAESLRDGDALRFGDVEVRFLLPEGFRKHLETPKKA, encoded by the coding sequence ATGCCGCGGTTGCTCACGCACTACACGGTCCGAATTCTGCGCGGCGAGCCGGTGGACGTCGACTGCCCCGTGCTCATCTGGAGCAGCGCGCCCGCCGAGACCTCGCGGGTGCTCCTCGCCACCGCGCCGCACCAGTCGGCCCAGCGCCCGCGCGCGGGCGAGCCCGTGGTCTTCGAGCTTCGCAAGGGCGCCGACGCGCGCAACGCCTTCGCCATGGGCGTCACCGTGGGCCGCACCGACAGCAACGACGTGTGGCTCGACGACGAGAGCGTCTCGCGCTTCCACGCCTACTTTCAGAGCGTCACGCAGAGGGGCACGACGGTGTGGCAGGTCGTCGATGCCGAGAGCATGAACGGCACGTTCCTCAACACGTTCAAGCTCCCCGCGAACAAGGCCGAGTCCCTGCGCGACGGCGACGCGCTCCGCTTCGGTGACGTCGAGGTGCGCTTCTTGTTGCCCGAGGGCTTCCGCAAGCACCTCGAGACCCCCAAGAAGGCCTGA
- a CDS encoding radical SAM protein produces MGRRVVVWRVTERCNLACGFCAFDRTLPFARREVALDDVVRFVDLLGELRSRDGREVLISWLGGEPFLWPHLELATIRARNAGLQTSLTTNGLALASPRWLEFARTQLDELTISVDGTADLHDALRGQPGHHERLLEATRALRGGRAAIKVNTVLMADNIEAFEEMALELADAGVGALTFNALGGRDRPEFHAQHKLSLEQIDAFAEALPRVRARAAERGMAILGGSAYLARLRASALGEKLAVDDCGPGEHFCFIDAEGFVAPCSFSTDGVGVPLDTLRSVDDLLVLPKTFARRRDQARLAVCRDCPSTQVFSKFTREVPA; encoded by the coding sequence ATGGGACGCCGCGTCGTCGTGTGGCGCGTCACCGAGCGCTGCAACTTGGCGTGCGGCTTCTGCGCGTTCGATCGCACCCTGCCCTTCGCGCGGCGCGAGGTGGCGCTCGATGACGTCGTTCGCTTCGTGGATTTGCTCGGTGAGCTGCGCTCACGCGACGGCCGAGAGGTGCTCATCTCGTGGCTCGGCGGTGAGCCGTTCCTCTGGCCGCACCTCGAGCTCGCGACGATTCGCGCCCGCAACGCCGGACTTCAGACGAGCCTCACCACCAACGGGCTCGCGCTCGCGTCGCCGCGCTGGCTGGAATTCGCGCGCACGCAGCTCGATGAGCTGACGATCAGCGTCGATGGCACGGCCGACCTGCATGACGCGCTTCGCGGACAACCTGGGCATCACGAGCGGCTGCTCGAGGCGACGCGCGCGCTGCGCGGCGGCCGTGCGGCGATCAAGGTCAACACAGTCTTGATGGCGGACAACATTGAGGCGTTCGAAGAGATGGCACTCGAGCTCGCGGATGCGGGCGTGGGCGCGCTCACCTTCAACGCGCTCGGCGGCCGCGACCGACCCGAGTTTCACGCGCAGCACAAGCTCTCGCTCGAGCAGATCGACGCGTTCGCCGAGGCGTTGCCACGCGTGCGGGCGCGCGCGGCCGAGCGCGGGATGGCGATCCTCGGCGGGAGCGCGTACCTGGCGCGGCTGCGGGCCAGCGCGCTCGGAGAAAAGCTCGCTGTCGATGACTGTGGGCCGGGTGAACATTTTTGTTTCATCGACGCGGAAGGGTTCGTCGCGCCCTGCAGCTTCAGCACGGACGGCGTGGGCGTTCCGCTCGACACGCTCCGATCCGTCGATGACCTGCTCGTGCTGCCGAAGACCTTCGCGCGCCGTCGCGATCAGGCGCGACTCGCCGTGTGCCGCGACTGCCCGAGCACGCAGGTGTTCTCCAAGTTCACGCGCGAGGTCCCCGCGTGA
- the tadA gene encoding Flp pilus assembly complex ATPase component TadA — MSLERWVSAARDAGASDLHLEPGMPLALRVRGELKMVGEPLANGLLLEAARELVGVEGWAKFYEQRSADLARTVAGVRCRINILQTLRGVGLVVRLLSPFQATLKKLNLHPSLRKLVEARHGLVIVSGPTGSGKSTTLAALIQELNLAEARHIVTIESPTEYVLAPRQSLIRQREVGRHTPSVAQALLDALREDPDVLMVGEMREPETMRLTLNAAETGHLVLTTMHSSSCAEALQRLVGAFPAEVQAGVSAHLADCLVGVVCQRLRFRPEQKLLVPECEILIGTTATRAVIRQGQFFKLATAMEGGGQDGNWSFARYREWLDAKADWSTPLERAEVFDAPVESAAPLPPIRANPVATRKPKSEPKPEPVTREDGVVVIDDAEDPEDVLAELDRRRH, encoded by the coding sequence ATGTCGCTGGAACGCTGGGTCAGTGCGGCGCGCGATGCGGGCGCTTCGGATCTCCACCTCGAGCCGGGAATGCCGCTCGCGCTGCGCGTGCGCGGCGAGCTCAAGATGGTGGGCGAGCCGCTCGCGAATGGCCTGCTGCTCGAGGCCGCGCGGGAGTTGGTGGGCGTCGAGGGCTGGGCCAAGTTCTACGAGCAGCGCTCGGCGGATCTCGCGCGCACCGTGGCCGGCGTGCGCTGTCGCATCAACATCCTGCAGACGCTGCGCGGCGTGGGGCTCGTGGTGCGCTTGCTCTCGCCGTTTCAGGCCACGCTCAAGAAGCTCAACCTGCACCCGAGCCTGCGCAAGCTCGTCGAGGCGCGACACGGGCTGGTGATCGTGAGCGGTCCGACGGGCTCCGGAAAATCGACGACGCTCGCCGCGCTCATCCAGGAGCTCAACCTCGCCGAGGCGCGGCACATCGTCACCATCGAGAGCCCCACGGAGTACGTGCTCGCGCCGCGGCAGTCGCTGATTCGCCAGCGCGAAGTCGGTCGGCATACGCCGTCGGTGGCGCAAGCGCTGCTCGACGCGCTTCGGGAAGATCCCGACGTGCTCATGGTCGGCGAGATGCGCGAACCCGAGACGATGCGGCTCACGCTCAACGCTGCCGAGACCGGGCACCTGGTGCTCACCACGATGCACTCCTCGAGCTGCGCCGAAGCGCTGCAGCGGCTGGTGGGCGCGTTCCCCGCGGAGGTGCAGGCGGGCGTGAGCGCGCATCTCGCGGATTGTCTCGTCGGCGTGGTCTGCCAGCGGCTGCGCTTCCGGCCGGAGCAGAAGCTGCTCGTGCCCGAGTGCGAGATCCTCATTGGCACCACGGCGACGCGCGCCGTGATCCGCCAGGGCCAGTTCTTCAAGCTCGCCACGGCGATGGAGGGCGGCGGTCAGGACGGCAACTGGAGCTTCGCGCGCTACCGCGAGTGGCTCGACGCCAAGGCCGATTGGTCGACTCCGCTCGAGCGCGCCGAGGTCTTCGACGCGCCGGTCGAGTCGGCCGCGCCGCTGCCGCCCATTCGCGCCAATCCCGTCGCGACGCGCAAGCCGAAGTCGGAGCCGAAGCCCGAGCCCGTGACGCGCGAGGACGGCGTGGTGGTCATCGACGACGCGGAAGATCCCGAAGACGTGCTCGCGGAGCTCGATCGACGCAGGCACTGA
- a CDS encoding coenzyme synthetase, with protein MSATFAQEQKTLGVGVRIQHRTTKHLRYVPRIDEHAHALAVGFREPGHLAATRLERLRERLWRAPLQLELIRRHGSSPEALRSPDDLAHMPLLDRETLGARWQESFALGLDAQTEAELVVATSSGSTGKALLAVRDGYDQLHMWAAIRFWIGQLGVQLPARPRLALLDALPGGLEYSTRLPHFERGALHRISTARPEPKTRVERVQPAILSSDPAGLHWLASNTPNIAPKLIMSSAQHLPHSQRHELQRWNAPLVNVYAITECGPIAWECVQRSGVFHPLQPDVIVESIAGELVVTRLRDSVVPLLRYRTGDAGAVFDDVCACGFRGRSIRDFLGRRACHFVRPGGAKCDAWNLIWLFKDLPWVGFRMTQIKPEQFLVELDGPAPMGDALLAERLALALQRLGWAKPDIEISHVPQLANGLKPEPFVCRVGS; from the coding sequence GTGAGCGCAACCTTCGCCCAGGAGCAGAAGACGCTCGGCGTGGGCGTGCGCATCCAGCACCGGACCACGAAACATTTACGTTACGTGCCGCGCATCGACGAGCACGCGCACGCGCTGGCCGTCGGCTTTCGCGAGCCCGGCCATCTCGCGGCGACGCGACTCGAGCGCCTGCGCGAGCGGCTCTGGCGCGCGCCGCTGCAGCTCGAGCTCATTCGTCGGCACGGCTCGTCCCCGGAGGCGCTGCGGTCGCCGGACGACCTCGCGCATATGCCGCTGCTCGATCGCGAGACGCTCGGCGCGCGGTGGCAAGAGTCTTTCGCGCTCGGACTCGATGCACAGACGGAAGCCGAGCTGGTGGTCGCGACCAGCTCGGGCAGCACCGGCAAAGCGCTGCTCGCGGTCCGCGACGGCTACGACCAGCTGCACATGTGGGCCGCGATTCGATTTTGGATTGGGCAGCTCGGCGTGCAGCTTCCCGCGCGGCCGCGGCTGGCGCTGCTCGACGCGCTGCCGGGCGGACTCGAGTACTCCACGCGGCTGCCCCACTTCGAGCGCGGCGCGCTGCACCGGATCTCGACCGCGCGGCCCGAGCCGAAGACGCGAGTGGAGAGGGTGCAGCCGGCGATCCTCTCGTCGGATCCGGCGGGGCTTCACTGGCTCGCGTCGAACACGCCGAACATCGCGCCGAAGTTGATCATGAGCTCGGCGCAGCACCTTCCCCACTCGCAGCGACACGAGCTCCAGCGATGGAACGCGCCGCTGGTGAACGTGTATGCCATCACCGAGTGCGGGCCGATCGCCTGGGAGTGTGTGCAGCGCAGCGGCGTGTTTCATCCCCTGCAGCCCGACGTGATCGTCGAATCGATTGCGGGAGAGCTGGTGGTCACGCGACTGCGCGACAGCGTGGTGCCGCTCTTGCGCTACCGCACCGGCGACGCGGGCGCGGTCTTCGACGACGTGTGCGCGTGCGGCTTCCGTGGCCGCAGCATCCGCGACTTCCTCGGCCGGCGTGCGTGCCACTTCGTGCGGCCCGGCGGCGCGAAGTGCGACGCGTGGAACCTGATCTGGCTCTTCAAGGATCTGCCTTGGGTCGGCTTTCGCATGACGCAGATCAAGCCCGAGCAGTTCCTCGTCGAGCTCGATGGCCCTGCGCCCATGGGCGACGCGCTCCTCGCCGAGAGGCTCGCGCTCGCGCTGCAACGTCTGGGCTGGGCGAAGCCCGACATCGAGATTTCCCACGTGCCGCAGCTCGCGAACGGGCTCAAGCCGGAGCCGTTCGTTTGTCGCGTTGGGAGCTGA
- a CDS encoding trypsin-like serine protease, producing the protein MARLLVAFVLALAACGTPDSRHESESRQAIIGGGDDDADPTVGALWIFGANGVDNFCTGISIGPQTFATSAHCFENAEGGTFFVVFTPNAFQAFDGGHRVEVDDFQVDPDYHGNTNDTLTEERDLALAHLKEPSAGPFVALNRYPVDRLGLWGKPVRLVGYGRLDTLDNAAGPKQQATKTDYRVATSTELLAGPDGGLACRGDSGGPAFFTPPSGEQAIVSIDSRGDAACEVLDISTRVDAELGFIQSFMQAHGDSPDCGPDGRCGFGCTTPDPDCPCAPDGLCTSACAQPELDPDCPQCCLFDGGRCGPPDPPVSSGCGCSATSELDPALVGIGLIALVRRRRRAC; encoded by the coding sequence ATGGCCCGGCTGCTCGTCGCGTTCGTGCTCGCGCTCGCCGCTTGCGGTACGCCCGATTCGCGCCACGAGAGCGAGTCGCGCCAGGCGATCATCGGCGGCGGCGACGACGACGCAGACCCGACCGTGGGTGCGTTGTGGATCTTCGGCGCGAACGGTGTGGACAATTTTTGTACTGGCATTTCGATCGGCCCTCAGACGTTCGCCACCTCGGCGCACTGCTTCGAGAACGCCGAGGGCGGCACGTTCTTCGTGGTGTTCACGCCGAACGCGTTCCAGGCGTTCGACGGCGGCCACCGCGTGGAGGTCGACGACTTCCAGGTCGACCCCGACTACCACGGCAACACCAACGACACGCTCACCGAGGAACGCGATCTCGCGTTGGCGCACTTGAAAGAACCGAGCGCGGGCCCGTTCGTCGCGCTCAATCGCTATCCGGTCGATCGGCTCGGGCTCTGGGGCAAGCCGGTGCGCCTCGTGGGCTACGGACGGCTCGACACGCTCGACAACGCCGCCGGGCCCAAGCAGCAAGCGACCAAGACCGACTACCGCGTGGCCACGTCGACGGAGCTGTTGGCGGGTCCCGACGGCGGGCTCGCGTGCCGCGGCGACTCGGGCGGGCCCGCGTTCTTCACGCCGCCTTCGGGCGAGCAGGCGATCGTCTCCATCGACTCGCGCGGTGACGCGGCGTGCGAGGTGCTCGACATCTCCACGCGCGTGGACGCGGAGCTCGGCTTCATCCAGTCGTTCATGCAAGCGCACGGCGATTCGCCCGACTGCGGCCCCGACGGCCGCTGCGGCTTCGGCTGCACCACGCCCGATCCCGATTGCCCGTGCGCGCCCGATGGCCTCTGCACCTCCGCGTGCGCGCAACCCGAACTCGACCCGGATTGCCCGCAGTGCTGCCTGTTCGACGGCGGCCGCTGCGGCCCGCCGGACCCGCCCGTCTCGAGCGGCTGTGGCTGCAGCGCGACGAGCGAGCTCGACCCGGCGCTCGTTGGGATTGGGCTGATCGCGCTCGTCCGTCGTCGGCGGAGAGCGTGTTAG
- a CDS encoding zinc ABC transporter substrate-binding protein, which translates to MIHALLAAIAVAAPAKPLQVGVTLHPYYSWVSNVVQGTPVKVIPILPGEIDAGNYQPGPREVATLQTLDALVVNGIGHDDFVPEMVKASGNTHLTLIKVNDGTPLMPGAHGEAVNSHTFLSFTNAIQQTYLIARLLGTLRPELADTFMDNAHAYARRLRAIKAAAAAKLVNPKVTRVVTVHDGYSYLMQELGIEIAGVVQPSHGLTPSAAELQQMIDLMKREKLQVVLTEESFPAPLLKTLQDATGARVFIISHVATGTYAPDEFEKAMQKNVDTLVLALAGPGPEKH; encoded by the coding sequence ATGATCCACGCCTTGCTCGCGGCGATCGCCGTCGCCGCGCCGGCCAAGCCGCTGCAGGTCGGCGTGACGCTGCACCCGTACTACTCGTGGGTGTCGAACGTGGTGCAAGGCACGCCGGTGAAGGTCATTCCAATCCTTCCGGGCGAAATCGATGCTGGTAATTATCAACCCGGCCCGCGCGAGGTCGCGACGCTGCAGACCCTCGACGCGCTCGTGGTGAACGGCATCGGCCACGACGACTTCGTGCCCGAGATGGTGAAGGCCTCGGGAAATACGCACCTCACGCTCATCAAGGTCAACGACGGGACGCCGCTCATGCCTGGGGCGCATGGCGAAGCGGTGAACTCGCATACGTTCTTGTCATTCACGAATGCGATTCAACAGACGTACTTGATAGCCCGCCTGCTGGGCACGCTCCGGCCCGAGCTCGCCGATACGTTCATGGACAATGCGCACGCTTACGCGCGACGCCTGCGTGCCATCAAGGCTGCGGCCGCGGCGAAGTTGGTGAACCCGAAGGTCACGCGCGTGGTCACCGTTCACGATGGCTACAGCTACCTGATGCAGGAGCTCGGCATCGAGATCGCCGGCGTGGTGCAGCCGTCGCACGGGCTGACGCCGTCGGCCGCCGAGCTGCAGCAGATGATCGATCTCATGAAGCGCGAGAAGCTCCAGGTGGTGCTCACCGAGGAGAGCTTCCCCGCGCCGCTGCTGAAGACGCTGCAGGACGCCACCGGCGCGCGCGTCTTCATCATCAGCCACGTGGCCACCGGCACGTACGCGCCCGACGAGTTCGAGAAGGCCATGCAGAAGAACGTCGACACGCTGGTGCTAGCGCTCGCCGGCCCGGGCCCGGAGAAGCATTGA
- a CDS encoding serine/threonine protein kinase, whose translation MVALAALGAGVLVPQRTRQAAEADLRAKEAAQAQAEAADAAEQLSQQVSALETSAKGMASSIPFKAALTTHNLATVRGQIEEESTFDELRPLFPILGVVTGEDDTYVRGAGLGSLNVGTLLQRGQVGPASGVVFFKGAPYAAAVAPVQVPPAQEHPRPSVAVALLAKPLETASLASLNRRAGTALVLSDGAHPLLAAGPAEAVETLHKQVGRETEPSAVDPALRWSAGAKPVAPGIWLWVLMDESDVANEALATVHATELGVWIGAGVLALAGLAFGFLGGRKPVPGPTTADELNRTAVSQPRVFIPAGLGTDDTAPGGQHGNATQPGWESTLPPQKPIALTQPTGPNEFGRYRLVSLLGSGGMGDVYMAVAFGAEGFRRNFVVKRLRPELARDPIVVTHFVDEARLSSSLVHSNIIPVFDFGKVGDEYFMAQEYINGRDLERITSRSMELEGKPLPLNLVFYAVHQVLQALAYAHAKSGDDGTPLNLVHRDVSPQNVMVSSRGEVKLFDFGIVKSAARQTKTEAGVVKGNVSFMSPEQARGLEIDQRADLFSLGLVMYRCLTGEMLYRDETSYQMLVHAATGPGVADLSRIAQLPQPAPAILSRALAVDPTQRFANAQEFAAALPPTSQADAAELGAVVERLFGSDLEGERAKLAGAGAASNSDPRLRGTAT comes from the coding sequence GTGGTGGCACTGGCCGCGTTGGGTGCCGGCGTGCTCGTGCCCCAGCGAACGCGGCAGGCCGCCGAAGCCGACCTCCGCGCGAAGGAAGCCGCGCAAGCCCAAGCCGAGGCCGCCGACGCCGCCGAGCAGCTCAGCCAGCAGGTGAGCGCGCTGGAGACGAGCGCCAAGGGCATGGCGAGCAGCATCCCCTTCAAGGCCGCGCTGACCACCCACAACCTGGCCACCGTGCGCGGGCAGATCGAAGAGGAGTCCACCTTCGACGAGCTGCGGCCGCTCTTCCCCATCCTCGGCGTGGTCACCGGCGAAGACGACACCTACGTGCGCGGCGCCGGGCTGGGCTCGCTGAACGTTGGAACGCTGCTCCAGCGCGGCCAGGTTGGCCCTGCGAGCGGCGTGGTCTTCTTCAAGGGCGCGCCCTACGCGGCCGCGGTGGCCCCGGTGCAGGTGCCGCCGGCCCAGGAGCATCCGCGGCCGTCGGTCGCGGTGGCGCTGCTGGCCAAGCCGCTCGAGACCGCGTCGCTCGCGTCGCTCAATCGCCGCGCGGGCACGGCGCTGGTGCTCTCCGACGGCGCCCACCCGCTGCTCGCCGCCGGCCCTGCCGAAGCCGTCGAGACGCTGCACAAGCAGGTGGGCCGCGAGACCGAGCCGTCCGCCGTGGATCCCGCGCTGCGCTGGAGCGCCGGCGCCAAGCCGGTGGCGCCAGGCATCTGGCTCTGGGTGCTCATGGACGAGAGCGACGTCGCCAACGAGGCGCTCGCCACGGTGCACGCCACGGAGCTCGGCGTGTGGATCGGCGCGGGCGTCCTGGCGCTGGCGGGGCTCGCGTTCGGCTTCCTGGGCGGACGCAAGCCGGTGCCCGGTCCGACGACGGCGGACGAGCTGAACCGGACGGCCGTCTCCCAGCCGCGCGTCTTCATCCCCGCTGGCCTGGGCACCGACGACACCGCGCCGGGCGGCCAGCACGGCAACGCCACCCAGCCCGGCTGGGAGTCGACGCTCCCGCCGCAGAAGCCCATCGCCCTCACCCAGCCCACCGGACCCAACGAGTTCGGCCGCTACCGGCTGGTGTCGCTGCTCGGCTCGGGCGGCATGGGCGACGTGTACATGGCGGTGGCCTTCGGCGCCGAGGGCTTCCGTCGCAACTTCGTGGTGAAGCGGCTGCGCCCCGAGCTCGCGCGCGATCCCATCGTGGTCACGCACTTCGTGGACGAAGCGAGGCTCAGCTCGAGCCTGGTGCACTCCAACATCATCCCCGTCTTCGACTTCGGAAAGGTCGGCGACGAGTACTTCATGGCCCAGGAGTACATCAACGGCCGCGACCTGGAGCGCATCACCTCGCGGAGCATGGAGCTCGAGGGCAAGCCGCTCCCGCTCAACCTCGTCTTCTACGCGGTCCATCAAGTCTTGCAGGCGCTGGCCTACGCGCACGCCAAGTCCGGCGACGACGGCACCCCGCTGAACCTCGTTCACCGCGACGTCTCGCCGCAGAACGTGATGGTGTCCTCGCGCGGCGAGGTGAAGCTCTTCGACTTCGGCATCGTGAAGAGCGCGGCGCGCCAGACCAAGACCGAGGCCGGCGTGGTGAAGGGCAACGTGAGCTTCATGTCGCCGGAGCAGGCGCGCGGCCTGGAGATCGATCAGCGCGCCGACCTCTTCTCGCTGGGGCTGGTGATGTACCGTTGCCTCACCGGCGAGATGCTCTACCGCGACGAGACCTCGTACCAGATGCTGGTGCACGCAGCGACCGGCCCAGGCGTGGCCGATCTCTCGCGCATCGCCCAGCTGCCGCAGCCGGCGCCGGCCATCCTCTCGCGCGCGCTGGCGGTGGATCCGACGCAGCGGTTTGCGAACGCGCAGGAATTCGCCGCCGCACTGCCGCCCACCAGCCAGGCCGACGCGGCGGAGCTGGGCGCCGTGGTGGAGCGCCTCTTCGGGTCGGACCTCGAGGGCGAGCGGGCCAAGCTCGCGGGCGCGGGGGCGGCCAGCAATTCGGATCCGCGCCTCCGGGGGACCGCGACGTGA